GCTGAACAGCGCCAACGACAACCCGATCATCGACGCCGAGGAAGAACGCGTACTGCACGGTGGGCATTTTTACGGCGGGCATATCGCCTTCGCCATGGACAGCCTCAAGACCCTGGTGGCCAACGTCGCCGACCTGCTCGACCGACAACTGGCCCTGCTGGTGGACGTGCGCTACAACCACGGCCTGCCGAGCAACCTGTCCGGCGCGCCGGCCGACCGCGCGATGATCAACCACGGCTTCAAGGCGGTGCAGATCGGCACCAGCGCCTGGACCGCCGAAGCGTTGAAAAACACCATGCCGGCCAGCGTGTTCTCGCGCTCCACCGAATGCCACAACCAGGACAAAGTCAGCATGGGCACCATCGCCGCCCGCGATGCGATCCGCGTGCTGGAGCTGACCGAACAGGTCGCCGCCGCCACGCTGCTGGCCGCCAACCAGGGCGTGTGGCTGCGCGCCCAGGCCGACGACGCGCGCCCGCTGCCACCGGCGCTGGCGGCCATGCACGCAGAACTGACCCAAGACTTCCCACCGGTGATCGAAGACCGCGCCCTGGAAGGCGAGCTGCGCCTGTGTCTGCAACGCATCGCCGAACAACATTGGAGGCTGCATGCGTAGTCAGGGCGTGTTGCACTGCGACACCGAGATCCTCGTGCCGTTTTTCGATGTCGACACCATGCACGTGGTGTGGCACGGGCACTATGTGAAATACCTGGAAGTGGCGCGCTGCGCGCTGCTGGACAAGATCGGCCACAACTACACGCACATGCTCGACTCGGGCTATGCCTGGCCGGTCATCGACATGCAACTGCGCTATGTGCGGGGGGCGGTGTTCGGCCAGACCCTCAATGTGCGCGCCAGCCTGGTGGAATGGGAGAACCGCTTGAAGGTCAACTACCTGATTACCGACCGGGCCAGCGGCGAGCGCCTGACCCGCGCCAGCACCGTGCAGGTGGCGGTAGAAATCGCCACTCGCGAGATGCAGCTGGCGTCCCCCAAAGTCTTCACCGACGCCGTCGACAGGGCCTTGTCATGAAACTGATCACCTTCCTCGGCGCATTGCTGCTGTCGCTTCAAGCCCAGGCCTTCGACCTGCAGCAACTCAGCGACCAGTTGGCCAAACCCTCGGTGATTCACGGCAGCTTCACCCAGGAAAAACACCTGCGCGCCCTGCCGCAGCCGTTGGTCAGCAAAGGCACCTTCGTCCTGGCCAAGAACCACGGCTTGCTATGGCTGCTCAAGACGCCGTTGCAACAGGATTACCGCATCAGCGCCCAAGGCATCGCCCGCCGTGATGCCAATGGCTGGCAGTTGCTGCCGAACAAGAGCGCCGGCGCCGAGCAGAATCGTTTGTTCCTCGCCGTGCTGCAAGGCGACAGCAGTGGCTTGCAACGTGACTTCGAGCTGCAACTGCAAGGCGAGGCCACGCAGTGGAAGCTCACGCTGATCCCGCGCTCGCTGCTGCTCAAGCAAGTGTTCACCCGGATCAACATCGAGGGTGGCGCGCTGGTGCAAACCATCGAACTGCTGGAAACCCAGGGCGACAGTACCGTATTGCGTATGCAGGACAGCACCGCCGATCAACCTTTGAGCGATGCGGAGCAACACGATTTTGCCCAGTGAGCGCCAGCTGCCGCGCCTGTTCCTGATCCTGCTGGTGGCCGTGCTGGCCCTGGCCGGCTGGCAGTGGCGCCACGGCGCGCCACTGTCGGCCAACCTGATGGAGCTGGTGCCCGGCAGCACGCCGAATGCTCTGGAGCAGCAGGCCGAGCAGCGCATGCAGGAGCCGCTGAACCGCGAGATGCTGGTACTGGTGGGCCACACCGACCGCCAGCAGGCGGTGGCCGTGGCCCGGCAATTGGGCGAACGCTGGCAGGCCAGCGGCCTGTTCGAAAAGGTGCAGTGGAACCTGCAGGCCGATCTACCGGCGCTGCGCGAGCAACTGCTGCGCGGACGCCTGGCGATGCTGTCGGCCAAGGACCGCGCGCAACTGATCGAGCATCCCGACGCTTTCATCCAGCAGCGTGTGCAAGCGCTGTTCGACCCCTTCAACGGCTTCAGCCTGGTGCCCAGCCAGGAGGATTGGCTGGGCCTGACCGGGCGCATCCAGAACAGCCAACCGCAACGTGGCGCGGTGCAGTTGGATATCGGCAGCGGTGCGCTGATTGCCGATGCCGACGGCAAGAGCTGGGTGCTGCTGCGCGCGCGCACCACCGGCAACGCCTTCGATATGCACCTGCCACTGCGCGTGGCGGACCTGCTCCAGGCCAGCCGCGCCGAGGCCGACGCACAGGGCGCGCAATTGCTGGCCGCCAGCGGCCTGCTGTACGCCGCCAACGGTCAGCAACAGGCCACTCGCGAAATCACCTGGGTTGGCGGCGGCGCGACCGTAGGCATTCTGTTGCTGCTGTTGCTGGCGTTCCGGCGCTGGCGCGTGCTGCTGGCGTTCGTGCCGGTACTGGTGGGCATGCTGTTCGGCGCGGTGGCCTGTGTGGCGCTGTTCGGCCATATGCATGTGATGACGCTGGTGCTGGGCTCGAGCCTGATCGGCGTGGCGGTGGATTACCCGCTGCACTACTTGTCCAAGAGTTGGAGCCTGCAACCGTGGCGCAGCTGGCCGGCGCTGCGCCTGACGTTACCGGGGCTGAGCCTGAGCCTGGCGACCAGTTGCATCGGCTACCTGGCGCTGGCCTGGACGCCGTTCCCGGCACTGACCCAGATCGCTGTGTTCTCCGCCGCCGGGCTGGTGGGGGCGTACCTGTCGGCGGTGTGCCTGTTGCCGGCGCTGCTCAACGGCGTCGAACTGCGCCCGGCGCACTGGCCGTTGCGCATCGCCGAACGTCTATGGCAGCTGCGCGCCGCGTTGCTCAAGCGCGTCCCCAGTGCGGTGTTA
The sequence above is drawn from the Pseudomonas quebecensis genome and encodes:
- a CDS encoding acyl-CoA thioesterase, with the protein product MRSQGVLHCDTEILVPFFDVDTMHVVWHGHYVKYLEVARCALLDKIGHNYTHMLDSGYAWPVIDMQLRYVRGAVFGQTLNVRASLVEWENRLKVNYLITDRASGERLTRASTVQVAVEIATREMQLASPKVFTDAVDRALS
- a CDS encoding outer membrane lipoprotein carrier protein LolA; the protein is MKLITFLGALLLSLQAQAFDLQQLSDQLAKPSVIHGSFTQEKHLRALPQPLVSKGTFVLAKNHGLLWLLKTPLQQDYRISAQGIARRDANGWQLLPNKSAGAEQNRLFLAVLQGDSSGLQRDFELQLQGEATQWKLTLIPRSLLLKQVFTRINIEGGALVQTIELLETQGDSTVLRMQDSTADQPLSDAEQHDFAQ
- a CDS encoding MMPL family transporter: MPSERQLPRLFLILLVAVLALAGWQWRHGAPLSANLMELVPGSTPNALEQQAEQRMQEPLNREMLVLVGHTDRQQAVAVARQLGERWQASGLFEKVQWNLQADLPALREQLLRGRLAMLSAKDRAQLIEHPDAFIQQRVQALFDPFNGFSLVPSQEDWLGLTGRIQNSQPQRGAVQLDIGSGALIADADGKSWVLLRARTTGNAFDMHLPLRVADLLQASRAEADAQGAQLLAASGLLYAANGQQQATREITWVGGGATVGILLLLLLAFRRWRVLLAFVPVLVGMLFGAVACVALFGHMHVMTLVLGSSLIGVAVDYPLHYLSKSWSLQPWRSWPALRLTLPGLSLSLATSCIGYLALAWTPFPALTQIAVFSAAGLVGAYLSAVCLLPALLNGVELRPAHWPLRIAERLWQLRAALLKRVPSAVLLALVLLFCAGGLWQLNTKNDIRQWIGAPPQLLQEAQAVARITGFQPTSQFFLVRAPDQPQLLERLDTLGQRLDQLVNTGKLQGYLALNQLVSRPAEQQQVRDALNRLPQHWQPLLDLGVPASALQAEIAQLQALPTEDIDAALAGPLAEPWRTLWLGPVDGGVAAMVSLQGLNNPALLHAQAADLPGVQLVDRLGDLNRVFAATQISAAELKLLSCGLIVLLLIMPFGVGGALRIVALPLLAALCSLASLGWLGQPLTLFSLFGLLLVTAISVDYAILMREQIGGAAVSLLGTLLAALTTWLSFGLLAVSSTPAVSNFGLSVSLGLAFSFMLAPWAGQQKHAL